The sequence GTTTAGGTTTTATCATATATAAGAGGGCCAAGTTTCTTGTATGTTCAGTCTGGACCTGACATCCTCTCAGTCGTGACTTAATTTTTGCTCTTTGCATTTTGAACCAATGAGATCTTGTCtatctttcctttcctttcaaGAGCATTTTACTCAGACTTGTACTCAGACTTGATTTTTGGCTAacattttaattagatttttgtTTACTAAACTTTTGATTATGACTGACTAAAATTTTTGGATAATACTTttggatttttatttataactgtTATGTGTTATAATTTTCCATTAttccatttacatttttatcctTGAAAATCGTATCATTTATTCTCcgattatattttattatatatacctTGGATCTCCTCATTGCATCAACAtatatctcaacttttttcaaaTTTCAAGAGTTTACAGCAATTTATACAAACTACAAAGTGCTCTTATACCGAGAAGATGGGTGGCTCTAAAAAGAGCCTTTGAGTAGCTGAGAGAGTTACAATTAACACTTTTGGAGCTGGTGTACTTGGTGAAGAccttcgtgttttttttttctttgaggaaatttgccatgtaGCCTACTAATCAAATTGAAATCGAAtccaattgtgaaatttgtgtcagtGCCCAGCCTAATAgtcaataaatgtttatttatttattacttgaaGAAACTGTTGTCTTTTCCAATTATTCTATGATTATCCATCATCTGCGCATTTCTGGCTTACTTCCAACACAACTGTCACTAAGCAACAAATAAAGGCACgctggtttgtttgttttgaaggGAATAGTGCAGATccaataaacacattaatgtgGGGTAAATAACCCCAGTGTAAAATGGAAAGAACTGAAGAAATGAGTAAATGACCTTTGAAACTAATGTTATGCTTCAAATAGAGATTGTGGGGAAGGAGGATCTTTAAGACATTtgccaccacctactggcagttttattttcttatttagagtataatttcatcaaaaataatttcatatttccataaaaaaaaaaaaaaaaatacataaatggtatagttcacccaaaaaattacaCTAATTAATCACcatgtaattaatttaaatgatttaatcaCTTGACAGCCCGAATATATTTCAGGTGTTCAACCATTCAGTATGCATGAGAACTATCAGTACCCTGCTGTTAAAGGTAGGAACAACTTGACTATAAAACTAATTTCAAATATTCAGGCATAAAActttaagaatttttaaagaTCATGTCAAGATCAAGTGTCTCCGAACTGTTAACTGGTAGTTTACTACAAAACAAACAACTAAAAAGTTTGTTCAGTGTTCACAAAggagtttatttttaaattaagaaactatattttattatacattttttttcaacacaTCACCTCTTCTTACAAAATCACTGGAAAATAGGTGCAAAATTAAGCCCATCCCAAATTGACATCCATGTTAACATGCGTTACCCTGAGCATTGAAACATATCAGACTGGAATCTAGTTTTCCCCCCTCAGACAAATAAATACTGTCATAAACATACTATCAACATCACCGTAAGTAGTTTTCATTCACATAGTAAGTATGTCAGGTTCAATACACAACCCATtctcataaatatataaacctcGCCTTGTCACTTCCTGTCGATAATATTGTGTAATTTAAATatctcttgaaaaaaaaaacgtatattTGGTTTGAATAACAGCAAAAAATTTCACCAAAACATCGTATTACAGGAACGAATACTGACTCTCATTACTTGTGCACACACTCTTCAAATGCCAGTCCACTGCATTATAAATTTTATATGCAAGATCAAGTGAAATGGTGGCTCATTTGCCACACCGAATCACCCTCATATGAAGACTTCTGGTCTGGGAACTCAAGTGCAGACTTCATCCAGCCCTTCTTCTAGTCCTCTTCATCATCTTCTTCCTCCTCTGGGGTATATTCTTCATCTCCAGACTCAGTGAGGTgctgctcctcttcctcctcactCCTCATCTCCTCCTCACCCTCTGCGTCACtttcattttcatcatcatcatcgtcatcatcaaaactttcttcatcatcatcatcatcatccaccACCTCCTCCTCACCATCTCCCCCTTCAAATTCACcttaaaaagacaaaacaagaaaaagataAAGAACAAGACATTCATAAGGCTCAAGACTGGATGTtttcactgaagaaaaaaaacgaTACTAATAtggtttttattcatattttgaatgcgttttttttttttatattttatgttttaattttagtcattttgttgtaactgtatttgtcatttttattagtatttttaaatatgcctATATGGTTTTTCTTCAGGTTATTTCAGGGTTTGTACAGATACTGTAAAATGAAATTCAAGGACTTTTTTGGTTTTCAAGGTTTTCTGCATTAACATATTCCCACTAATTTccccatttttaaaataaatgattttaattttcAGCTATAGCATGTTTATCTTCCTATTTTTAAACAGGAGGTTTAATTAAGTTATTAACaggatataataataataataataataataatatcataatGTTATGATATTATTATATCATATGTTACCATATCATCATGTTAATCAAAGTAGGCTgcttataaattaatatttagttaaaataacagttatttgaataaattacatttcctaAACACAAAGCCTAAACACAAGCTTAACTCCCTTCAAACTTAATTTGTCACTGTTCCATTACATCATTGTTGGAAAACACTCTTCAGTCAATCAGAATAATTTCTGTTAGttaattgtatatttttagtTGTTGAGTTATAAAGCAATATCTCAAGTAGGGTTTTTCCtttgtgatttatatatgaCCACTGGGAGGTGCTCTAGGCACATGTTTTCCTTGATTGGTTTTCCCTGAAGAGAAATACGTTCAGTTGAAAACGAAAGTAAACGAGTGACGGACGTTCGTTGCGTCTTACGGTGAAATGAGAGTTCCAtgtctttattaaaatcaacacattaatgattaatctttttttatgaCTTGTCCCGCCCGACCCCAGAGAGCCGGAGGCGGCCTCGCAATTCTCTATGCAGGACAAACCATAGCTTATGGCATCGTTGTCAAagagtaattagctggtgaagtggactTACTTATGGctgagttaatgaaagttatcatgagcacaataatgtttaaaacagaTGTCTCAACAAACCTCAATAGACCCGACCGGGAACATTTTAAAACCagcggttcattcataaatactggaaatacaaaccggaagacagacaACAAGGAGCGCAGCGCTGAGAAGAGGCGaagctacataaggtctatatcaGATGGCCTGCAGCGTTAATTTTGCGTTAGaagattttttgtttattgaaaaaatTAAACACTGGTTTCATATATACATCGTCTTCCAATAATTCAACCACTTTTCAAGCACCTTTTTGAGGAATATAACCATTTTCAAGGTTTTCCAGGCCTTAAATTTCAAAAAGTCAAATCCAAGTACCTCAAGCATTTTAATCAATCACCctactaaaatttaaataaataacagggttcgtacatcaagttaaactaaataagaaatgttgcctCAGCAaatagttgaaaaaaaaaaaaaatctcttgtaaatttcttattttattctaattaatatttattttatttaaatttagttaaATATATAACTTTGCATCCGAGTCATTCTACGAAACGGGTGCCATTTGGGTCTGCAATTTTTGATCAGATGCATAAGGcacaaaaaatgtcccaaagtctgtttccaaagcttaatgttattaattcaagtgttctttttaacatgatatatgataaaatgcttttttttgaagattagcatactatttttaataatttttcattattacacAGCATCTAAAATATCACCAAATaagttatatatgttttttcaaacatatactattttcaggattataCATGTCCCTGTTTACATAAGatatatttatttcacaataaaccatttttttttgtaaatattttatgatttgtgcGCGTCCCTTAGTTTgacttaccaccccgtcacactaACTTGTTTTATCTATAAATAATGCACTGTTCCTTTAAACGACATCACAAAGCcgaagtgacatcatttgagCCTTATAGCCACCAAAAACAAAAGCAGGAaactatgtacattttttttttaacattatttgtttgttgcttTTTCATGTTAGGCAGGGCCCGTCAAGCTCAAACCTACCACCCCGTCACGCAAAATAGATAGGGGAAACtgttttttattcttattattcttcttattttttttttacattattaatacaaagaaaattatatttcagattGAAATAATGCTAGGTGAAAAACTTGACCAGATGGGAGATTTGTAgacattttgggatgaaatttaCCACCCTGTCACATACCACCCCGTCACGTTTTTGTGACAGGGTGGTAAATTTCACCTCCTCATAATATGCCCCATAATGATCACATGTTCAGCGAAAGAACGgcactttttaaaatcatttaaagtcTTAAAGTCGTGATGCAAGGGAAGTAGCAAAAGATCTTTTCTTCCTTATTGTGAAGTACATCCAAGGGTAATAATattatcaaaagaaaaaatgcagGGCAGTGATTTGGTTCAAAACATCAGTGATTAAATGGCTTGTGAGGTGTGGGCGCTGTGGGGTTTAAGcggactaaatgattggagtaGTCTGTGGTTTTCACCGGAGGGTAatcattttgattaaacatgatgaggtcaaaacattttgaaaaatgtaacaaatgcatgctagaatagtttgcagtaaggtcaataacatgcatttaaaattttcatttcataCTATCTATAAGTGACTGGTTAATAAAAGTTTTGGACCCCATTTGCCCCTGTATTTAGCACATACCACTTGAGACTGACGTTAATAGCAGCTGTAAGCGGGTCTTAGACTCACAGAGTGTGCTGATGAGTGTGCTGGTGTGCTGACGCAATTCAGCAATGAACTCCCCCATCTTCCCTTCCATAGTTTCATACAGAGGCTCAGTGTCGACCGTGGGCTCGTCAGGGAAAAACAGAGGTTTTCTTAACTGTTTCTGgtacctgacacacacacacacacacacacacacacacacagtttaaaaatatatattacctTGTGGACAAAAAGTATCCCCCTCTCTGCAAATGTGTGAAAGCACCTCTGAATTAAAAGTTTGTCTTACCTTTTCATAGATGAATTGTAATCCTGAAAGAAATCCAAAGAGAAACACTAAAATGAGGATTTTCTCTTTATTCAAATGTAGGTTGTGTTCAAACTGCCAAACGAGGAACGCTCAGCTCTCATGAGTAACTTAaaaggagatttttttttttcttcttcacatTCTACTATGCAAATCGGAGTCCTGCACTTGGGCTGCTAATATTTGAAGAAAAGGGTGGAAAATGATTACCTTGTCATTTGCGGTCAGTTACAGGTCAGGAATTAATAGTCATTGCCAGACTGAGTCAAATAGCCAATGATATTATTGATACGGCTTTGAAATGCATATGTGTGTTCAAGCACATgaatgcaatggccaatcagaggtgttttcAGTGCTTGTTCACTAACTGCACACTTGCAAATTGTCTCATAACCAACAAAGAGTAGTCAGGTTATGCTATAACAGGTTTTTTCGCAAGAGTGTAGAAGCGCGTTCATGGATCAGGTTGCGGTCTTTATGTCAAATGGTTTGGGTATAGAATTAGATTAGTGCTGCTATCAGATAACCCGACAGTTGTTCTGTTAAATATGGGGGCAGATTTACCAAACAGGACCCATGTAGGACTCTGGTGCAGATGATACAAATAATGAGAGCGCATATAGATGCTTTTAAAGAGAATACCTATCCCCAGACCCCCTGCAGGATCTCCATGGACTCCTGGTTGAGGACTCCTGGAATTTGAGCAGTCAAATTAGAGCCAGTGTGTAGGTTGCTACAAAGTGTGCTTTTtcgagaggaaaaaaaattacttggTTTGCCAAAGTTTGTGGCATCAAATCTTTTGGGGTTTGAAGAAATGAGCCACTTTGTGTAGTCTTTGTAATCAGAACAAAATGTTTCAGTGTTTTCTGTAGATCCAtttgcataatatatatttttttaaaaattttatttccaCATCACATCCAACTATCATTGTTTTATCAACCTTTTCAGATAAACCCGCCGCAAAACGTTAAGTGAAAATTCTTGGCCAAGAAAGAAAAGACCACTGGATTCATCTTTCTTTAAAGGGCCGTTTACACAATACCACTtttaactaaaaatggaaaactttttatgcgttttggccattcatatTTGCAcaacaacagcgttttgggggcctgaaaacaggtttcaaatgATTGCACATTATTAAAAACGATACCGTTGTtgtctccgtgtaaactacaaaaacatgaatttgtgatGTCATGCGTATGtgcattacatgttcagtctataggtgcgtAATTTCTCTTTATAAAGTATCCTTGCCAACTTGCCTGGCATGCAttatacagcatttttaatcGTTTTTGCAGATCCATGTAAacagggatcattttgacaaagCTGTCGTCTGTACAGAACAAATcgcaaaagaaaaacttttgTGTTTTTAGCAAATTGTTGacgtgtaaacatacccttgACGGAgcattttaagttgtttccgctgtTATAATAAGACAAAATCATTTCACATTGCCGATTTGAATTTAAGTCTTGCTACTACAGTCCAGTGATGAAATAGGCGTGTTCTGGAAATGGGCGCTTCACAAGCCATCTCCTTGTGGAAAGGTGAAGTAGGCTCAGACCGCATCTTAATGAACTCTCATACGCTTGAAAATGACAGTGTAGGATATGCATTCGAACCAATATGTTTAAAAACAGCCGTTGCATTTTACCATGCATGATTGACCTTTACACCCCTACAGATCATTTTCAAGAATTTTAATTCATTGTATCTGTATGCAAAATGTACCTTAATGAACTGGAAAGCGTCACTCTCGTGTAGAAGCCTCTCAAAGCCTGAGTGAACCTCTTGTAGACGAGTTTGATCTTGTGCTATTCGACTAAGGTTCTGCTGGATTCCAGAACACTGCTCACTATCATAGGTGCTGACACATTCACGCAGCGAAGATAAAAAAGCATCCAGATGTACAATAGAAGTCTCTCGGAAAGCATCTAGGTGTTGGTCTGTGTCATCCCGGTAGGCCTAGAACACAACAAATATTTCaaacaacatttttacattttagaaaatGCTTGCTAATACAAAAATAGTCATGTTTAACTTAGCAACGTACAGCAAAAGCCAAGAGaataactaactattaattaataaattcttTAAgactaaaaacaaaattatatggGACGTGAAGCAAAGGCATTGTGATTACTAACTTCACCTTGTTATGCCGTTCAATCTCTTTTTGTTCCAGTCGATTTTTTTCTGCCTTTAGGATCTTTCTGTTCGTCTTGTGCATCTGAATGTCAAGATAAACCTAGAAGACAACAGTgagcagagaaagagagaacaaGACAGAATTTACTGACATGTGAATGATTCTGATTCAAGTAAACTTGCATTACCGAATCTAGTGGATACCAGATAGTGTTCCAGTTGTGATAGAATAGTGGTTTCCAACCTTGTCCTGGAAGGTCCACCAACACTTCAATTTAATCTTGTTGCATCCGAAATCACACCAAATAGTGTACAACCTTACTTTGTACATTTTGTATACTGCATTTCATACACTACAGTGGTAGTCAACCCTGCTTCTGCTAACTGATTATATGTATTAACGGTTGCTCTCTGTcatgggcaatattagcctttataggGTGCTTCTTAAAAGGAGGGCTGTATCTtacaaaggctgcatttcttGGCTGCTACGTCATCAAATCAACACCATCTCAGTCGGAAGGATCTTTGAAATGCAGCCTTCATTTCATGTCCTTTGTTCAACTGAATTTGAAGGATGCATCCTTCGCGACCTTCAAATCACCCACAATCCTTTGTACACATTCAAATTCACGAAAAACTCACGGAAAATGAGTCAGTATTGAGCTTGTCTGAATTTATTATGAAATgcaagacaaaaataatgttttcggACATGAATGCATATATATGCATAATATCTTTTGTTTTGGTGTAAATTACTCACgttaaggattagttcactttaaaatgaaaattaccccataatttactcaccatcaagccatcctatgtgtaaatgactttctttcagacaaatacaataagagttatattaataatcaccctgatgctcctaagctttataatggcagtgcacaGAAAACACCTGTTTGAAactcaaaaaagtgcatccatccatcataaacgtattCCACATgcctccggggggttaataaaggctttctgaagcgaagcaatgcatgcgtgtaagaaaaatatccatatttaacaccttttgaagtaaaataactagcttccaacagaccaccttctgtattcaacttaagaAAGTGTAACTCCTTTCatagttcaaaatgcttacgctacATTCTACGCCTACTTATGAAACAAGAGTAGCTGACTCGATGTCAGTTATGCTTTCTTCttaagtatgtttatgatggatagttgcattttttttattttcaaacaggtgaactaatcctttaacactaaACTGCAAATAATGTAAACCACTGGGAGACTGCAGACAGCTGTGATTCATTGGATTGCATTAATAGAAAGACAGATTACATAAAGatttataataaagtatttttccAACATTAAGTTTTATATGCATTTTCGTGCCATGACGGTGCGGGCAGGAACATGTGTGACGTAGCCATGTGCACTTACTAGACTGTCTCATTCTAGCATTTAATGCTGAGGAGGATTCGAGCCAACAAGCCTCTGAAGGACTGAACTAGGAGGATACAGCCTCGGTAGGATGCAGCCTTCTGTTTGAGAAGCACCCATAGTGCGAACGAATTCACGgcgaaaatctaccggaaatagaccatccggggacttcTGGCATTCTCTTCAACATATTATGCTTTGGAACACTCTACTTGTAATctcatactatttaggatgaaTAGTATAGACATTGGGACGCAGGGTATAATTCCCAGTCTGATGATGTTAACAGCTCTGAATAGAATATCACGTTATCATCTCAGGCTTACGGTACTTACAACATGGAGTGAACGCAGCACTATTTACGCTGTGTAAAAACATACAATACGCTTCAAATGGTTATTCATAAGTGTAAATATGCTCTATACTTAaatgacaagacaagacaaTGTAGCTGTTGTGGGAAAAAAACTAAAGAATATCAGTCACACCAACAATCGTTCTTCCCTTCCATCATGTCTAAAGGTTTATGGCATGCCCAATTTTGGTATCAAAATTATATCTGCTTTCCCGGTAGTAAATACTTCTTGAGAGAGCTTTCATGTCCAATTTCAGACGAGGATTTAAGGTAATTACAATAGCATGCTCAGCCGAGCCTCACCTGGTTTCACCTGGTCttaatgtgttttaaatgtgtctCCTGCGAAAATACAACTGAAAGAGTGAAGATATTATTCTGCTTGCGAGGAAGGGTGAAAAGAAGTGAATGGAAAGGATACCAATAATGAAAAGGATAAAAATATTAAGAGCAAATTTAATCATAAACCATGTGTTTTGGCCCAACATAATGAAGATGGAATATATTGTTTTGATGTATTCTCTTAATACACGTCCCATACAATGCATAAGGGCTAGGTCACTGGGAGGCAAGTAGTATTAACTGCCTTGTGTGGTTGTTAGAGtgcattcgaccacatgagtgcctacactatgaaagcaatctgATAAAACGCATATTTGACTAGTTCTgcaagtggttgaaagtggacaagctcaaaactaTTTAGACCCTTTTTAAACCTGTATTTAAcattgtccacttgtgatcagATCGACAAAAATGCAGCTTAATACCAGGTCCTTAATAACAGGGCCTTTAGGGATGGAATTGACCTAGGTTGCCAATCCTTGGAATACTGATACCAAATATCATCTTCTGTGTGAACTGATGTAAGAAGACTGAATGGGCCTTGAAATGTCAGACCTACCTTAAAATCTTTCATGGTGTTCTTCAGCGTTTTGATGCAATGTCCATTGTGCGTTCCCTCTATGGTGCAGGCATTACAGAGGAACAACCGCTCATCCATGCAGTAGTACCGGAACATCTCATCATGTTCCAAACACTTCCTCTTCCTCATGTCATTGAGTGGCTCCACCAGCGGGTGCTCTCGGAAAGCCGGGAGCTCCAAATGAGGCTGAACATGCTTTGGGCACATGGACACTTCACACTTCAGGCAGGTTTTAACTGCCATGGGACCTTTTCCATCTTCACTGCCATCCCCTGGACAGTAATCACAGCGTACCTCAGCAGGTCTGTGAGATGGGTTGCTCCGGCTCTGGGCGGAGCGCTCTGATTGGCCACGACGGCGGAAACCATCAGCAATGTTGGCCAGCTTGAAGTTCTTCTGCCAGTTGGCGGAGCTGCGGTGACTTTGTCGGCACTCTGGACATCGCAAGCGGCCGTGATCGGAGCGGCTCTTGAGTCTCCGCAGGCATGGCAGACAGAAGTTATGACCGCAGGGCAGCAGGTGGGGATCACGGTAAAGCTCCAGACACACTGGACATGTTAGTTCTTCCTCTAAAATGCTGCTGTCTCCAGCAGATGTCGCCATAACTAAATCTGTGAGAAGGACTGTGGGGAGCTGGACTGCAAAATATAGAAGAAGTTTAAAGTTACACATTGCTACCCATTTTTGCCAAATTTGGATTGTTGATAAATAGGTTTATAAAAGAGTAGTTTACTCAAAAATGCCATCATGTTATTCTAAATCCACATTGTGTTATGTTTTTAAACTCTTTTCATTTGAATGTAATTGTTTTTCTGACAATGCAAGAGGCTGTGATAGTATAAAAATTACCAAATAAATAGCAAGAAATCAGTTATGAAAATAGATCATTAACAAATCCACAAGTAACGTGGCAATATAAAGCTGTgatactttaaataaataaataaataaaaataaatcacacaaGCACTAATAGTTCATGTAGACAATACAATTGCATTTAGGCTGATAATGATTTTGTTATCTGCACTATGAAAAATCAACAGGATTTTTCACAAGATAGTTCTAtttggaaaaaagaaaaaaaaagaaaagaaaaaaaaaacagtattcatTAAGTTGATTTTTTagtggtgtgctaaaaaattaaaataattaaaaagaaaagctggACAACTGACACAAAAGCAGGTGAGGCTGTGACTAATTgaaattatgataataattGTGATTGATATCTATTTATTTTGAGGAGTAGTGATGGATTCAAGAACCATCTAATTATTAGCATCTCAGTGGACCCTCCTCAATTATAAGATATTAATTTTCTGTCATACAAGCAATACTCCACACTATAGTGGTGAatgaaaacaatatataaacaacaaaatatggATCAAGAGTCACAGGTTTTCTGAAAAACTCTCATGAGTTAGTAGGAGGCGGTgacacgcgcgcgcgcgcgcacacacacacacacacacacacacacacacacacacacacacacacacagccactgCTGCACACGTCTGGTTCACTATCCCTACAAGGATAGTGtaatgtaatggtttttatactgtacaacctgtatattctatcccctaaccctacccctaaacctacccatcacagaaaactttcgccatttttaaacaaacaaaaaacataatttagtatgtttattaatcCATGTCCCCACGGGGACTGCTGGCTGGTCCCCAAAATGTAGGTGATCTCAGGTCTCTCCTTGTGGGGACCATTTGGACCAATGTAATATAAACATGTACACGAATACACACACGAATTAAACACAGCTTACCCTAGGTGAATAGCGGCAGCAAGTAGTCTATACAGCAGAATATCCCTTGTCTTCAGCTGGAGaaaaatcaaaagtgaaagtaaaagggTGACGTAATCAGGGCTGCTGACTCAGCAAAACATTATTGCAATGGAATAAGCTGTTTGATGAAGTTTAGCGGCCTGCTCGTCGGTACGCTGGGTCTACATTATTAGACATATTTTAATTCTGTTTCTCAGCtttactgtacaggtgtaataTGATCCTGTCCTCTACTAAAGCCGGACACAAATGAAGTGGTCACGTAGTATGTGTTAATTTTCTCAGCGCTGCAAAATCTTTACCAATCACTACTGCAAACaaatttataaacatgctcaGGTGGATTCATATTTGCATCTCAGGAAACAAAGTCTTGACTTAAAATATTAACCATAATAAccaataacaaacaaaaacagaactaaaaaaaaaaaaaatactttacagcttatattcaaataaagctCTCACAAACCTGGAAAACCTGACATGTGCAGTGCACAATAACGATCACAAGCGCTTTGTGTACTCTTTCATTCAGTCACAATACACACTATTATGTTGGTTCACCCGTGTTCTAGTCACTTACTGAACATGCTTTGGTATAACAAACACGTCTTAGTAAAAGATAGATAAGATAGATAAGATAAGATAGATAAGATAGATAAGATAAGATAGAAGTCAAACGGAAACTAGCACTGACTGAAAGCTGAAAGAATCTGCACAGACTCACTTTAATCCACTTGTTGCTGCGTGAGTTACTTAACCTACTTAAAAGAAACACTAATGATACAAGTGTAAAAACAATTTTGTGAATCTTCTATAATCGTACCTAAATTCTTTGTTGTGTAAAGCGACCAGTGTTCGGCAGCTCGTGATATTTCCTCGTTTTGTTACGAAGAGCCACATTCATTCCCCGGTCCGCCCACTCTCTTCTATTTCCGCAAACGGGATT is a genomic window of Megalobrama amblycephala isolate DHTTF-2021 linkage group LG3, ASM1881202v1, whole genome shotgun sequence containing:
- the zgc:92594 gene encoding E3 ubiquitin/ISG15 ligase TRIM25 isoform X1, whose protein sequence is MATSAGDSSILEEELTCPVCLELYRDPHLLPCGHNFCLPCLRRLKSRSDHGRLRCPECRQSHRSSANWQKNFKLANIADGFRRRGQSERSAQSRSNPSHRPAEVRCDYCPGDGSEDGKGPMAVKTCLKCEVSMCPKHVQPHLELPAFREHPLVEPLNDMRKRKCLEHDEMFRYYCMDERLFLCNACTIEGTHNGHCIKTLKNTMKDFKVYLDIQMHKTNRKILKAEKNRLEQKEIERHNKAYRDDTDQHLDAFRETSIVHLDAFLSSLRECVSTYDSEQCSGIQQNLSRIAQDQTRLQEVHSGFERLLHESDAFQFIKDYNSSMKRYQKQLRKPLFFPDEPTVDTEPLYETMEGKMGEFIAELRQHTSTLISTLCEFEGGDGEEEVVDDDDDDEESFDDDDDDDENESDAEGEEEMRSEEEEEQHLTESGDEEYTPEEEEDDEED
- the zgc:92594 gene encoding E3 ubiquitin-protein ligase TRIM8 isoform X2; the protein is MATSAGDSSILEEELTCPVCLELYRDPHLLPCGHNFCLPCLRRLKSRSDHGRLRCPECRQSHRSSANWQKNFKLANIADGFRRRGQSERSAQSRSNPSHRPAEVRCDYCPGDGSEDGKGPMAVKTCLKCEVSMCPKHVQPHLELPAFREHPLVEPLNDMRKRKCLEHDEMFRYYCMDERLFLCNACTIEGTHNGHCIKTLKNTMKDFKVYLDIQMHKTNRKILKAEKNRLEQKEIERHNKAYRDDTDQHLDAFRETSIVHLDAFLSSLRECVSTYDSEQCSGIQQNLSRIAQDQTRLQEVHSGFERLLHESDAFQFIKQPKCRTPICIVECEEEKKKSPFKLLMRAERSSFGSLNTTYI